In a single window of the Leifsonia sp. 1010 genome:
- a CDS encoding ferritin-like fold-containing protein → MSTWFTRRRPSVELPRLTPRARTLPTVRVDLHEVMPDLLPYLGQSAYLQLEQFETLSRVAAEAEDLHAKGLISAAAGHALSKHQGIVAEIRRRGDDPADAMKPFADEIEGFSALIVGADWRETLLSALVTGGLLDDFFIRLAAGLPGDVGPRLAHLLGSESGQEGVLEVLRAQIAADPLLASRLAMWGRRLVGDTLLVARSALHLSGNRIADDARIEPIFTELIAAHTRRMDALGLTA, encoded by the coding sequence GTGTCGACTTGGTTCACCCGGCGACGGCCTTCCGTCGAGCTCCCGCGCCTGACTCCGCGGGCGCGCACGCTGCCGACCGTCCGCGTCGACCTGCACGAGGTGATGCCGGATCTGCTGCCCTACCTGGGTCAGTCCGCGTACCTCCAGCTCGAGCAGTTCGAGACGCTGTCGCGCGTCGCGGCCGAGGCGGAAGACCTTCACGCGAAGGGCCTCATCTCGGCGGCCGCCGGTCACGCCCTGTCGAAGCATCAGGGGATCGTGGCCGAGATCCGGCGCCGAGGGGACGACCCGGCCGACGCCATGAAGCCGTTCGCGGATGAGATCGAGGGCTTCAGCGCGCTCATCGTCGGCGCGGACTGGCGCGAGACACTGCTCTCCGCCCTCGTGACGGGCGGCCTGCTCGACGACTTCTTCATCCGGCTCGCCGCCGGACTGCCGGGCGACGTCGGACCGCGCCTCGCGCACCTGCTCGGCTCGGAGTCCGGGCAGGAGGGCGTGCTGGAGGTGCTCCGCGCGCAGATCGCGGCCGACCCGCTGCTCGCGTCGCGGCTCGCGATGTGGGGCAGGAGGCTCGTCGGCGACACGCTGCTCGTAGCGCGCTCCGCGCTGCACCTCTCGGGGAACAGGATCGCCGACGATGCGCGCATCGAGCCGATCTTCACGGAGCTGATCGCCGCGCACACGCGCCGGATGGATGCGCTCGGCCTGACCGCCTAG